The Xanthomonas sp. CFBP 8443 genome has a window encoding:
- a CDS encoding SCO family protein: MNTSTFALFQSRDGGPTRHRARHAAFLLLALLLCGCSRPPLHGADLSAAGRGVSFYLTDTQGVPRPLQSFRGKALVLFFGFTRCPDVCPTTLVRATQIKRQLGEDARHVQFAFATLDPERDTPKVLRTYVQAFDPDFVGLTGTESEIKIATAQLNVAYTKVPIGNTYTIDHSTRSYVFDAAGDLRVGLAHKQSVEECVEDIRQVLAYD; the protein is encoded by the coding sequence ATGAACACTTCGACATTCGCACTATTCCAATCGCGAGACGGCGGCCCAACGCGGCACCGCGCCCGCCATGCGGCGTTCCTGCTGCTCGCCTTGTTGCTGTGCGGCTGCAGCCGCCCGCCGCTGCACGGTGCCGACCTGAGCGCGGCCGGGCGCGGCGTGAGCTTCTACCTGACCGACACGCAGGGCGTCCCGCGTCCGCTGCAGAGCTTCCGCGGCAAGGCGCTGGTGCTGTTCTTCGGCTTCACCCGCTGCCCGGACGTCTGTCCCACCACGCTGGTGCGCGCCACGCAGATCAAGCGGCAGCTCGGCGAGGACGCACGCCACGTGCAGTTCGCGTTCGCCACGCTGGATCCGGAGCGCGACACCCCCAAGGTCCTGCGCACCTATGTGCAGGCCTTCGATCCGGACTTCGTCGGCCTGACCGGCACGGAGAGCGAGATCAAGATCGCCACCGCGCAACTCAACGTGGCTTACACCAAGGTGCCGATCGGCAACACCTACACCATCGACCATTCCACCCGCAGCTATGTGTTCGACGCCGCGGGCGATCTGCGCGTGGGCCTGGCGCACAAGCAGAGCGTGGAGGAGTGTGTGGAGGATATTCGCCAGGTGCTGGCGTACGACTGA